In Eubacteriales bacterium mix99, the DNA window CGCATTGAAACGGTCATTGCGGACCGGGGCTTTCTGGACGGCGCTCAATTATGGGAATTGAAACACAGACTGAAGATTGACTTTATTATCCCGGCAAAGGCAGGCATGATTATCCGTGAAGATGCGATAGCTCTGCGGAAGGAGTATCAGAACAAGCCATTGGCACAGTGGGTTTACGGAAAGGGCATATGCCAGGGTTACGGGGTGGACGGTCTGCAGTCGTATCTTGAGTATAACCCGAAAGGAGTACAGAACAATAGCAAAACAAACGGCACTCCTCTGAATGCTGTGGTCGTCACAATGTGGAAAGGACAGGCCGTGCCTGTGGAAGATCAGATTGTACTGCTGACCAGCCTGCCGGCCGAGGAGGATGCGGCAGGCATTCCAAAAAGATATCGGCTGAGGTCGCTGATCGAAAACGGCGGGTTCCGGGAACTGAAACAGGCGGCATATCTGAAGCGGTTACCCAGAAGGAAGGGCAAGTACGCAGAAAACGCGGCATATATGCATATCATTCTATGCATCTTTGCTCATACGCTTTTCTATGCCTTTCTGGGGTGGCGTAAAAAGGAAGCTCCCAGGCAGTCTGACGGGGACTGCCTGCGGGAATGGAGAAGGCGGGAATCCATAAGGGATGGTGGTAAAATCCTTATCATCGCCAACGTTAAGTACTACGCATTCTTTGATTTAGATGAAGTACTGGATATACTTGGTGTCAGGCAGAAATTCCGGATAAAGAGGAATTGCTGAACAGACCGGCTTTTCATAAGATTACCAATTGGAATTAATTGGCATACCTAGTGTATGTCTATTCGTGTTACCCATTTTTAGTCAAATGTCGCTGTCCTGATGGATTACAGTTGGTTCTCTGGCTTAATTTAACCCAGTAACACCCATATATTTACTTTTAAAGAAATATAGTTCTAATAATGCTATTTTTATAAAAACATGTGCTGTCCCTCAGATTTTTTGCATTTCTTATACCAACTCTTCAGTTTTGTTTCTCCTTTTCATTGACAAATATTTATATACATGCTAGCATATAGTTAACACATGTGTACTGTAAGCACATGAATATAGTCTCAATATGGGACTATCTCCTCCGGTATTATACATGAGAAATCATTAAAAAGAAAGAAGGTTATCCTATGTCCGGTAGTAAAGAACAACAAAAGGCAGAAAAGCTGGTAAAAAAACAACGTTGGGGAAAAATCGGAAAGATGTTGGAAAAAGGTGATGCGGAAACCAGACTGGCTGTTGCATCCGAATTAGGAAACGCATCAGATGAAAATGCGTTAAACTACCTGATCTCTTTGCTCAAGGATCCGGATGAAAGGGTGCAGGTGCAAGCTGTCAAATCCATTGGAACCCGCGGGGAAGAGCGGGCAAAGGCCTTTCTTCAGAACATGATATCCACGTTACCGAGTGAGAAAGTTGAATTGCACAACGCAATACGGGACTCCATCTCCAAAATCAATGTGGCAGAAGAAGCAAACAAAGATAAAGTATGAGCAAAAGCGGATGGGTTCCGTCGTTTCCTTCGGAATCCATCCGTTTTCTCAATATCCATGGACTGCCTTCAGAGACCGATAAATAATAAATTTCCTGTCCGTTTCCGGGAGCCCGCAGATCAATTCAGATATTGCAAAAAGGACGTCAAAATATGAATTCGGCTGGATAGCAGTTGGACCAGAAAATAGATCATAACTGCATTGACTACGATCAGAAACAATAGCCACAGAACATGTGGATGGATTTTGCGTCTCTCCTTTTCCACAGGTGTATCAACAGTTTCCTCCGCAGGCATATCAACTTGTCCCTCCGAAGATGGTTCCGCAGGCTCTGCAGCAGGAGAAACAGAAGATGCTGCAGAAAGCTCCGTGGAATCCGCATCCGGCACTTCCCCGGATTTTTCCGAAGCGTTTTCTTCAGCTGCTTTTTCCCTGTACTTTTCCGCAGCGGACTCCACAACCATTTTCACCAGTGCTTCCATGGAAGTGCTGTCTCCCTCTGACATTCCTATCCGACCTCGATTCTCTCCACGTCATATCTCTATGCCGATCTTATGCCGCCTGTTCAGGATTTATGACATTCCGGCATATATGGAGTAAAAGCGAAATCCGGCATCTCTGCAGAAAACGATTCAAACGATTCAAATGATTCAAATTTTCTTATGAAAAGGTATCCCTCTCCTCACAGGTAAAGAGCCACAGGGCAATGGTCCGAGCCCATGACATCACACAGGATATCAGCATTCCGGACGGAATCAATCAAATTGGAAGAAACCACAAAGTAATCAATGCGCCACCCCACATTATTCGGTCGGGCCTGGAATTTATAACTCCACCAGCTGTATTTGACGGTATCCGGATAAAAATACCGGAAGGTGTCAATGAAGCCACTGTCCATCCATTTATCAAGATACTCTCTTTCAATGGGCAGAAATCCGGAGTTCTTCTCATTGGATTTCGGATTTTTCAAATCAATGGGATGATGTGCTGTGTTGAAGTCCCCGCAAACCGCCACTTTTTTCCCGTCGTCCACCAGTTCTCTGCAATAGACAAGAACGGCATCATAAAATTCCAGCTTGTAATCCAGACGATCCTGATCCTTCTGTCCGTTTGGGAAATAGATATTCAGCAGGGTAAAGGCAGGATATTCGGTGACAATCATCCGCCCTTCCCCATCGTACCGGTCCACCCCGATTCCGTACCGCACGGATACCGGCCTTTCCCTGGTATAGGTGGCAACCCCGCTGTATCCCTTTCTGGCAGGTGCATTCCAATAGGAATAGTATCCCTCGATATTGGTCAGTTCCTCATCCAGCTGATAAAAATGTGCCTTGGTTTCCTGCAGGCACAGTACGTCCGGTGTTTCCTGCAGGACCCAATCCACAAATCCCTTTTTTTGTACCGCCCGTATTCCGTTCACATTCCAGGAATATAACTTCATTCCGGACGACCCCCTGCAGCCTTCAGCTTCTCCAGGCCGATCTGCAGCCGTCTCATGGATTCCTGTTTTCCGAGCAGTCCAAGAATCTCAACGGCACCGCCGGGCGTCACCTTCTGCCCGGATGCCGCAATCCGTACCGGCCAGAACACCAGACTGTTTTTTACTTCCAGGGAGGCAATCAGTTCATTCAAAGCCTGTTGAATGTTCTCTTCCGTCCAATCCGGCAGCTTGTCCAGCACCTGAATGGCCTTCGCTAAATTTTCACGGGAGTTTTCCACAGTTGTCTTGCTCCTCTTGTGGATAAACAGCGTCACATCATATTCCGGCAGCTCCGCAAGAAATGAAACCATCGCCGGAATCTCATTCAATACTTCCGTACGGCTCTGCACCAGGGAACTTACCCGTCTCAGATCCATGTTCCCCGGCAATCCTGCCTTTTTATAGCAGGGCAAAGCCATTGCATGAAATTCCTCCGGATCCTGTTTCCTGACATATTCACCGTTCATCCAGCGCAACTTGTTGATATCAAAAATAGCCGGGGATTTGCTTAATCCTCTGGTATCAAAAGCTTCCTCCAATTCCTTCAGGGTAAAGAACTCTCTGTTGTCATCGGGGCTCCAGCCCAACAACGCTACATAATTCAGAATGGCCTCCTTCAGAAATCCCTGCTTGTAAAAGTCCTCAAAAGAGGCATCCCCGTCCCTCTTGCTCAGTTTTTTGCCGGGCTCCCTCATGACAGGGGAAAGATGAATATATTTAGGAATTTCCCAGCCAAAGGTTTCATAGAGCAAATTGTATTTTGGAGTGGACGACAGATATTCACTGCCCCGGACCACCGGATTGATCTTCATCAGATGATCGTCCACTACATTGGCAAGATTATAGGTGGGCATTCCATTCGATTTCAAAAGGATCCCGTCATCCAGGGTGCTGTTTTCCACCGTAATGGTTCCAAACAGCTCATCCTGAAAAGTAGTGGTGCCGGTTTTGGGAACTTTCTGGCGGATGACATAGGGCTCCCCTGCCTGCAGTCTGCGCTCCACCTCTTCCCGGGACAGATTCCTGCAATGGCCGTCATACCGAAATGTACCGTGATGCCCTGCGGTCTCCCGAAGGCTGTTCAGACGTTCCTCCGTACAAAAACAATAATACGCTCCGCCAAGCTCCACCAGTTGTCTGGCATATTTCTGATAAATGGGCTTCCGTTCCGACTGAACATATGGACCATATGGGCCGCCGATATCCGGCCCCTCATCATGCTTTATACCTACCAGCTTCAAGGTATGGTAAATCAGCTCCACAGCACCCTCGACAAAACGATCCTGATCCGTATCTTCGATGCGGAGAATGAATTTGCCATGATTCTTTCTGGCAATCAAATAAGTATACAGAGCCGTTCTCAGGCCTCCGATATGAAGATAGCCAGTGGGGCTCGGGGCAAACCTCGTCCGTACCTCATTCATAAAAAAACCTCCCTTGCATATTACAAAAACAGTATAGTATGCCGCCCTCCGCCTGTCAAGGCAGCGCCACCCCTGCCACAGAGCTGATAAGACCAGTCCTGCTTTAATTATCTGAAACCACAGACTTTTTTGAAAATCCACGTCCGCATCCGTAAGCATCTGGAACACCGGAATGGAAGTGCACTCACCCTTTTATGGCTCCAATCATGACCCCCTTTACAAAATACTTTTGTACAAATGGATAGAAACACAAAACGGGCACCGACGCAACAATCATGACTCCATATTTAATGGTCTGGGCCAATTTTTGTTTTGCTTCTGCCTGCGTTGTATCCAGCCCCATCATATTCAGATCGACTTTATTCTGAATCAGAATGTCCCTCAGGAACATCTGCAGCGGATATTTGTTCATATCCTGCAGATAAATCAGGGCATCAAAATAGCTGTTCCAGTGTCCCACTCCATAATAGAGTGCCATAACGGCAAGAATCGGAGCGGACAACGGCAGCACAATATAAATCAGATACTGGGCACTGTTGGCTCCGTCCAGCTCCGCTACTTCCTGCAGGACTTCCGGGATACTGCTTTGGAAATAGGTTCTGGTAACGAGCACGTTATAAATGGAAACGGCACCTGGAATCACCATAGCCCACACAGTATTCAGCAAGCCAAGCTTTTGTACAACAAGGTAGGTCGGAATCAGTCCGCCGCCAAAATGCATGGTAAATACAAATATACCAGTAATCAAATTCCTTGGAACGAAATCCTTTCTGGACAATGGATAAGCGGCACATACGGTCATGGCCAAATTGATCACAGTCCCCAATACAGTATACAGTATCGTGTTTCCATATCCAATCCATATATTTTTATATTTCAGGATGGTCTTATAGCATTCTACATTGAAGCCAACAGGGATCCCCCACATCTTCCCGTTCCACACTGCATTGGGATCGCTAAAGGATGCGCTAAAAACAAAGAGCAAAGGCCATACGAACAGAGCAAACAAAGCAATCATGATTATGATATTCACAATGTCAAATACTTGATCATGCCACGATTGACTGATGTTTCCAGTTCTCAGAGCGCTACTTTTTTCCATGTCTTCCCTCCTCACCATAGGCTTGTTGAAGTAAACCTTTTTGCCACAGAGTTCACAATGATAAGCAAAAAGGCATTGATAACAGAATTAAACAGTCCTATCGCAGTGGAATAACTATAGTCACTGTCAATCAGGCCGACCCGGTAAACATAAGTTGAAATCACATCGGATGCTGACATGTTTAAAGGGTTCTGCAGCAGATATATCTTTTCAAACCCTACGCCCATAATGGAACCAAGGGATAAAATCAGAAGAATGATCATGGTGGGAGCAATGGAAGGAATATCAATGTTAAGAATCCTCTGAAGTTTTGTCGCCCCATCAATAATTGCAGCTTCGTGTATTTGATAATCCACGCCGGACAATGCAGATATATAAATAATGGATGAAAACCCCATGCCCTGCCATACGCCAGTCCACACATAAATGGATTTGAAAAATTCCGGAACCGACAGAAACGCCACAGGTTTGCCGCCAAGTGCCTTCACAAGCTGATTGATGATTCCCGTATCCGGTGCAAGAAAAATGGTAATCATACCGCACATTACAACGGTGGAAATGAAATTTGGTGCATAGGATACCATCTGCACACTTTTTTGAAACCATTTTCCCGGAAGATAATTCAGTAAAAGCGCAAACAATATGGGAATCGGAAATCCAACAAGCAGCCCATATACACTGATTTCCAATGTATTCCGCAAAAGATTCTTGAAATTATAACCGCTGAAAAACCGCGTAAAATGATCCAGCCCCACCCAGGGACTGCCCAAAAATCCAAGCTTGGGGACAAAATCCTTGAACGCTATCTGTATGCCATACATGGGGACATAATGAAAAATGATATAATACGCAACTACGGGCAGAATCATCAGATATAGAATCGGGTTCTTTTTCATGTCTTTTCCCAGCCGATAAAAACAGTTTTTCCTTTTTCCTGCTTTTTCTGTATAAGTGGTATCTGTCAGTGCCTGCATAAACTCTCTTCCTTTCTCAATTGTAAAAGACATATAAGAGAAAGAAGCAGGCATGCGGAAACTGCCTGCCCATCCCTGTACATGAAATTATTGACTGACTGCATCTTCATAGACTTTTATATAGATCGTCATCAGCTCGTCCAGCCCCATTTTCTGAAGTGTATCGATATAGGTATCCCAGCTTTCATCCAACTCCTGCCGGCCGGTTACTATCTCAGCGATATACTGACTGACATAGGGGTCAATATCTGCCGTGATATTGGCAACTTTTTTATTGTCCGCATCAGAGTAGTGCAAAGTCGGAAATGATTTGGCTCCCACTTCAACGATTTTTGATCTTTCCTTATTTACTTTTAATTCATTTTTATCGGATACGTTTTTCATCCAAATCTCAGGTTGAACAGACGGATGCTGGGCAGATCCCTGAATCGAGGCATTGGCCCGAAGCGTTCCAAGGTCGCCGTATTTCCCCAGGATCCAATCCCAGGAACCATCCTCGTTTATCTTATAGGTTTCTCCTTCAACACCCATCCAGGCAAGCCGTCCCCCTTCTTCTGAATACCACTGATCTGCCCATGCCACGGCGATATCCGGATATTTGCACTTATCCGTTATCGCAAAGGTACCACCGACCGTTCCGGTACCGATAGGATAAACATCTTTTTCAAATGGCATAAGCGCAGGGAAATCCTTGTCCCTGTCTCTGCCTACTGTAAGAAATGCTCCTGCTTCAAAGAAACATCCCAGAGTATCGCCGGATGCACCGATTGCTTTTTGCTGATCCAAATCCATTGTAAAGGCATCCTTTGCCAATAACTCTTCCTGATAAAGTTTTTTGCAGAATTTCAGGAATTCCTTGAATTGGTCCGTCGTTTCGATATATTGGGGTTTTCCATCCACCAAAGTCAGGTGTCCATAATTCGTTATTCCCAGGTATGGATAAAGGCCGTTGATAGATGTGCCGGTAGTACATATAAGAGGAATCTCATCCGCTTTCCCATTTCCGTTGGGATCTCCGGTTTTAAACTTTGATAACACTTCATAAAATTCATCCGTATTGGTTGGCGCTTTCAGTCCCAGTGCATCCAGCCATTTCTGATTGATAAATAATGGATTGCTTCCGACGGTAAGAGAATCAATTTCAGGAAAGGCATAAATGAAACCATCTGCTAAAGTAATAGCTTGCCTCACGTCAGGTCTTTCCGCAAGAACCTTCGTAAGATTCGGAGCATCCTTTTGAATCAGGTCATTCAATTTAACAAATGTACCTTGTGAACCATGTTTATTGAGAGTACCTTCATCCAGATACGATTTCATGAAGGTATCCGGATATTGGTTACTGTTCAGGAGGAGATTTCTCTTTTCTATAAGGTCCGCACCGGAGACAGATTGGATTTTCCACTGAACATTTGTTTGCTTTTCCATCTCTTCCATGGCCAACGTATCATCCAGTTTTACATCACTGTTGGGAATGGCAAGCATTGTCATTTTAACCGGCCTGGAAAGTGGTAATTTGACCGGCTCAGATGAAGCAGAACCGGAGGCTCCTTTTGAGGATCTGGATGTCTTATTGTCCTTTGCTCCACAGGCCGCAAAACTCAGGGACATCATCGCTGCCAAAAATAAGGCCACAACTTTTCTTAGCATAATACTCATTCCTCCCCATGACATATAGTTTTGTGCATTTTTCCATTCAAGTAAAATAAAACAGCACTGTTTACATGCTTGAATCTCTGCTTCCATTGTTCCAAAATAATCTATGAAATTCAAGACACAATATTTTTAATTATTATGAAATATTGTACGGTCACGCTATCGCTCCAGATACAGCGGTTTTCTCATGTTTTCCCGATAGGAGGAAGGGGATACCCCACTTTCTTCTTTGAATTTCCTCCGAAAGCTGGATGCATGATCGTAACCGATAAGCCCGCTGATTTTCTCAATAGAATAATTCGTTGCAGAAAGCAGTCTCTTTGCTTTTTCAAAGCGCAGGAACCACACATAGCTGGAAAAGTTCATTCCAAGGCTTTTTTTAAAAACCGAGCTCATACAGGCCGTACTGACATGAAAGTGACCGGCCATCATCAAAATGGAAAAATCAGAATGGCAGAAATTTTCCTGTACAAAAGTTTCAATCTGAGCAATCGAAATTTTCGTGCCGGAAGCTTCTGAAAACAGGATATTCAGCAAAGTATAGAATAGATCCAATATTTCTTCCCTTGTCTGAACATAATTGCTTTTCCTGCACAGATCAAGCAAATGGGTAACCACCGTATAATATGTCTCATACTTTACGGCATTGCGGTTCATGGATGTGCTGATAAGAGTCGTGGTATCAATCAGGACACACCGGATGAATATCTCAGAATCATTTTGAATGTCAATGGAATCAAACAGCTCTTTTATCAGACAGATACTTTTTTCCGGATTCATTTGCTCCAGAGCAGCTGCCAGTTGGTCAAACAATTGATAGGATCGGTTGTAATTATCTGCATTTCTTGAAACATCATCGTAGCCGATTATTCTGCAATTCCTGTCCAGATAACTTTCTGCTGCAGTTGCATTGCTGTACAGGCGGGCAATGTCCAGCAGACTGTTGGAACAATTACTGAAAGCAATTCTGCAAGGGATCCGCCCGGAAAGACTTCGCAACCGCTTTTTCAAGATCCGGTCATATGTATTTTTTTCATCTCCTCCTGCCAACAAAACCGAGGTATGCTTTTGATCTGCTTCCAGAATAACCACGGTAAGGTCTTCCCGGAAGTGAAGCTGGATCTGCCCGATGGCATCTTCCGCAGAAAGGTTGGTAAACAGGACTTTAACCACGGACAATATCATTTTTTTCCCGGAAGTAAACAGTTTGTCGATGTTCTCAAGCACGACATTTGAAATATTCCGAGAAAGATACCGGGAATTCAGAATGCTCCCATGAATAACGGTTTTATAATTGTCCAGGCTTTTCTTCAGCAGCATGTTCATTTCCTCAGATTCCTGACAGGTTCTGTGAAGCAAGGTAATGTCATTGGAAAAAGGATCCCTGCTGCTGGTAAAACGCTTTTTCAGTTCATGCAACGGAAAATAGGTGATTCTCATGGAAAAGAAGATGATCCCCACTGCAACAAGAATAAGCAAACCAACCATCAAGTAGGCATTGATAAATACCGTATCCGCAAAGGACTGCATAAAGTTCGGATCCAGGACAGCGGAAAAGTTCAGAGCCGGATAAGGGAACCTCCATCTGAAAACTTCTTCGGTTGATTGGCGGGAATGGCCCTCTTTAGCAGAAGGAAAAGCAGCACCGGCAGAAAGAATCGTACTGCCAGATGCATCGGTCAGTTTCACTCCGGAGACGCCTCTTGCAAGGCAGGACTCCATGATGGAACAAAGCTCCTGTTCATCCAATATATAAAGAACACGAAAACCCGAGGAAAAATTATTTGGGGAAAAGACCAGCAGAGTGGTGACCCCATTGGTTGCCTTATAGATCCTGCCAAAGAAATCATCGGAGTCATAAAAGCTTTCCGGAAGAAATATATCGTCTTTTCCATGCATGGTCAGATTGATCGCACCATCTGAAACATCACATTGACGGGTGGTGGAATAGGCCATTCCTTTCTTTTTGTCAAAATAAACAATGTCCTGGGAAAGGATATTCCGGGAACAGTATTTTCCCAGCTCCTTTACAATCTGATAACGGGAATAAGCCTCATTGTTGTAATATCTTGCATTGATAATATTCATATCCGAAGACAAAAGCAGATTTGTCTTTTCGATTTCAAGAAATCCTTCTGAGATTCTTTTCGCAGCATTGGCAATCTGATCCTGCGTTTCCTGCTGATATTCCCTAATGTACTCCTGCTTCAGCTGATAGTTCATAATGAAGTACACACCGATCACGACGGTGCCCAAAATGATGATATAGGAAAAAATGTATTTCACAAAGGTTGACTTTAATATCCTTTTCCATTTCATATCATAATCTCCATTTTTATTTGCTGTCTATCTCTCTTATTACTATAAAATTATATCATATTTTATGAAATATGTGTATAATAGAGTAAAAAGAGGACATCCCGCTGTAAAGGAGTGCTGTGATTGGAATGAAAGATTTTATCAAATCAATTTGCTCCGGAGTGAGCCTGATCCTGTTATCCTTCCTCCTGATGACGGGATGCACGGGTCCAGGCAGTGGCAGAAACGCCGCAGACACAAAAAAAATACTGGATTATCCAAGGAACAGCTCCGGCGTGAAGCGGACGGCCCTGAGGATCGCAACGATGTTCGGCGGAACGGATCCGGCTGCAGCAGTATATGAAGAAGCGATCCTGAATTTTCAGGATGCGAATCCCTCCATTGAGATAACGGACGAGTCCATGACATCGGAAGGCGATGGATACCGAACAAAAATAAAAACAGACTTCTCCTCCAGCAATGACCTGGATGTTGTGTTTTTTTACACCGGGGCGGACGCGAGATATATCATCCAGGCAGGTAAACTGATGCCTTATGAGGAAATGTGGAAGGACTATCCGGATCTTGCCCGGGATATCACCGACTTCAGCCGGGAAGCAATGAGAGAATTTGACGGAAAAATTTATGCACTTCCGGTAACGGGATTTTATGAAGGCCTTTTTCTCAATCAGGAACTGTTTCAGAAATACCAGGTGGAGCTGCCTACAGATTGGAACAAATTTGAAAATGCCATTCAGAAATTCCATCAGGCAGGAATTGTGCCAATTGCCGGCCCTCTGGCCCAGTCCCATTATCTGATTGAGCATTTCATCCTATCAGCTGCCGGTGCAAAGGGTCATCAGGACGTTTTTGCCGATGGAATCAACTCCGACTGGATTCTTGGTTTTCAAAACCTTCGGAAAGTATATGATATGGGCGGATTTTCCAAAGATGCCGCCACGACGGATATTGAAATGGCTCAGGACCTGTTCCGTAAGGAAAAGGCTGCGATGATCCTGGAAGGTTCCTGGCTGATTGGAGGATGTTCGGAGAAATTGCAGAAAAAAATGACAGTGCTGCCCATGCCGCCTGCTCCCAACGGCAAAATGGAACCGGATACTTTGGTAGCCGGCCTGTCCTCCGGATATTCCGTCAGCACAAAAGCCTGGCAGGATCCTGTGAAAAGAAAAGCGGCCGTGAAACTGGTGAATACTCTTCTGGGCAGCGAGGTCGTTCTGAAGATGGCAGCGGCCAATGGCGGGGTACCGGCTGCCGGGGTCTCTGTTTCGGGTCTCAGTCCTGTGGCAAAGGACGGATATGTGATGTTTTCCCGGGCAAAGCACCGGAATATGCCCATTGATTCCCGGCTGGTGCCGGAGGCTTTCAACGAAATTGTAAAATACGGCGTTCCTTATATTGTTACAGGAGAAAAGACGCCGGAAGATGTACTGGAACAGGTCCGAAAGATTCAGAATCTGAGAGACGGATCCGGGCAGGAAACCGAAGAAAAACGATATTAGGGATAGTAAGGCAGTGAGGAGGCAGGCGGGGCATGAGAAATTTCCTTCTTTCGTTATATCGAAGAACATCCATCCGGACAAAAGCCATTGTTGTTTTTTGCATTGTCTCCCTCTGTCCCATTCTTCTGGTAGGATATGCCGGATACCGAAGCTATGAGGATACCATGAAAGATAAATTTCTCAGCTATGCCTGCACCAATTCCTCTTATATTTCCTCCCATGTGGGGGAAGTCTTCAAAAGCATGGTGAATTTTTCCAACAGCATCCTGTATGATGATGTCATTCAGGATGCTTATAATGAAACCTCCCATACAAGTGAATCGGATATCTCCGGCTATCTGATCAAAAGAAAACTGGACGGATACCTGCAGTCCCTCTTATTGGCGCGGCCGGAACTGGATATGGTGGCCTTTCGCTTTACCGGAAAGGAGTCCGGCCTGTATGTCTCCAGCCGCCGCATCAAAAAGAATTCCTCCAGGCTGATACCCATGGACGAAATGTACGATGCTGCGAGAAAAGATCCACAGATGAAATGTTATCTGGATGCAAAGGACGGGATTGTAAATGATATTTACTTTCATCGGATGGTCTGCAACCGAAACAACATGCAGGAAATCGGTCTTTTGGTCTTTCGGCTCAATCTGCAGCACTTCAGGCTGAATCGTTATATCAGCAGCCCCACGGAGAGCATCTATCTCTATTCCAACAAATGTGATCAGATCTTCAGGCCGGCAGGTTCCGCCGTAAAACATGCGGATTCCATGACCCGTCTGATCCGGGACAGGAAGGGACCGGGAGTATACGAAGCCGGGGAGGATTACATCATATATGAAACCATCGAGCCGCTGCACTGGAACCTTTTTCTGCAGATTTCCTCCGACGAGCTGTTTCATGAAGTGCGAAAACAATCCCATATCATTCTGCTCCTTTGCCTCAGCACGCTGCCCATCATCTTTCTTGCCGTAAGCAATATTTTTCAGGATATCATAAAGCCAATCAATATCCTGGTAAACAAAATGCATCAAATGGAAATCGGTGAGACCGGAGTCACCATGACATGGAACCGCAGCGATGAAATCGGATATCTGGTTTCGTCCTTCAACAAAATGTCCACGGAAATAGACGATCTGATCAACCGGGTCTACAAGGAGGAAATTGCCTTTGCCAATGCAGAGATCAAAGCGCTGCAGACCCAGATCAATCCACATTTCCTTTACAACACCCTGGAAACCATAAACTGGAAGGCTCAGCTGGAAGGTGTCGATGAAATCAGCGACATGGTCATGGCGCTCTCCAATCTGATGGAGGCAGGCATTGACCGGAACGGTCAGAAGTTTGTTTCATTAAAGCAGGAAATGGACTATGTGGAAAACTATACGTTGCTCATTCAAAAACGTTTTGGCAATAAGATTACCTTTCAAAAGGAAATGGATCCGGATACTCTGGAGTATCCCATACCAAAATTAATTCTTCAGCCCCTGATCGAAAATGCGATACGCCACGGGATTGAGCCAAAGGGCAAAGGTAGGATCTGCCTGACATCCGGATATGAAAAGGATTTTCTGATCCTGCAGATTATGGATGATGGAGTGGGGATCCTCAATGTTCAACGCCGCATTCAGCTGATCTATGGGAATCCATATGGACTGAAGA includes these proteins:
- a CDS encoding extracellular solute-binding protein; its protein translation is MLRKVVALFLAAMMSLSFAACGAKDNKTSRSSKGASGSASSEPVKLPLSRPVKMTMLAIPNSDVKLDDTLAMEEMEKQTNVQWKIQSVSGADLIEKRNLLLNSNQYPDTFMKSYLDEGTLNKHGSQGTFVKLNDLIQKDAPNLTKVLAERPDVRQAITLADGFIYAFPEIDSLTVGSNPLFINQKWLDALGLKAPTNTDEFYEVLSKFKTGDPNGNGKADEIPLICTTGTSINGLYPYLGITNYGHLTLVDGKPQYIETTDQFKEFLKFCKKLYQEELLAKDAFTMDLDQQKAIGASGDTLGCFFEAGAFLTVGRDRDKDFPALMPFEKDVYPIGTGTVGGTFAITDKCKYPDIAVAWADQWYSEEGGRLAWMGVEGETYKINEDGSWDWILGKYGDLGTLRANASIQGSAQHPSVQPEIWMKNVSDKNELKVNKERSKIVEVGAKSFPTLHYSDADNKKVANITADIDPYVSQYIAEIVTGRQELDESWDTYIDTLQKMGLDELMTIYIKVYEDAVSQ
- a CDS encoding AraC family transcriptional regulator: MKWKRILKSTFVKYIFSYIIILGTVVIGVYFIMNYQLKQEYIREYQQETQDQIANAAKRISEGFLEIEKTNLLLSSDMNIINARYYNNEAYSRYQIVKELGKYCSRNILSQDIVYFDKKKGMAYSTTRQCDVSDGAINLTMHGKDDIFLPESFYDSDDFFGRIYKATNGVTTLLVFSPNNFSSGFRVLYILDEQELCSIMESCLARGVSGVKLTDASGSTILSAGAAFPSAKEGHSRQSTEEVFRWRFPYPALNFSAVLDPNFMQSFADTVFINAYLMVGLLILVAVGIIFFSMRITYFPLHELKKRFTSSRDPFSNDITLLHRTCQESEEMNMLLKKSLDNYKTVIHGSILNSRYLSRNISNVVLENIDKLFTSGKKMILSVVKVLFTNLSAEDAIGQIQLHFREDLTVVILEADQKHTSVLLAGGDEKNTYDRILKKRLRSLSGRIPCRIAFSNCSNSLLDIARLYSNATAAESYLDRNCRIIGYDDVSRNADNYNRSYQLFDQLAAALEQMNPEKSICLIKELFDSIDIQNDSEIFIRCVLIDTTTLISTSMNRNAVKYETYYTVVTHLLDLCRKSNYVQTREEILDLFYTLLNILFSEASGTKISIAQIETFVQENFCHSDFSILMMAGHFHVSTACMSSVFKKSLGMNFSSYVWFLRFEKAKRLLSATNYSIEKISGLIGYDHASSFRRKFKEESGVSPSSYRENMRKPLYLER
- a CDS encoding extracellular solute-binding protein — its product is MKDFIKSICSGVSLILLSFLLMTGCTGPGSGRNAADTKKILDYPRNSSGVKRTALRIATMFGGTDPAAAVYEEAILNFQDANPSIEITDESMTSEGDGYRTKIKTDFSSSNDLDVVFFYTGADARYIIQAGKLMPYEEMWKDYPDLARDITDFSREAMREFDGKIYALPVTGFYEGLFLNQELFQKYQVELPTDWNKFENAIQKFHQAGIVPIAGPLAQSHYLIEHFILSAAGAKGHQDVFADGINSDWILGFQNLRKVYDMGGFSKDAATTDIEMAQDLFRKEKAAMILEGSWLIGGCSEKLQKKMTVLPMPPAPNGKMEPDTLVAGLSSGYSVSTKAWQDPVKRKAAVKLVNTLLGSEVVLKMAAANGGVPAAGVSVSGLSPVAKDGYVMFSRAKHRNMPIDSRLVPEAFNEIVKYGVPYIVTGEKTPEDVLEQVRKIQNLRDGSGQETEEKRY
- a CDS encoding histidine kinase — its product is MRNFLLSLYRRTSIRTKAIVVFCIVSLCPILLVGYAGYRSYEDTMKDKFLSYACTNSSYISSHVGEVFKSMVNFSNSILYDDVIQDAYNETSHTSESDISGYLIKRKLDGYLQSLLLARPELDMVAFRFTGKESGLYVSSRRIKKNSSRLIPMDEMYDAARKDPQMKCYLDAKDGIVNDIYFHRMVCNRNNMQEIGLLVFRLNLQHFRLNRYISSPTESIYLYSNKCDQIFRPAGSAVKHADSMTRLIRDRKGPGVYEAGEDYIIYETIEPLHWNLFLQISSDELFHEVRKQSHIILLLCLSTLPIIFLAVSNIFQDIIKPINILVNKMHQMEIGETGVTMTWNRSDEIGYLVSSFNKMSTEIDDLINRVYKEEIAFANAEIKALQTQINPHFLYNTLETINWKAQLEGVDEISDMVMALSNLMEAGIDRNGQKFVSLKQEMDYVENYTLLIQKRFGNKITFQKEMDPDTLEYPIPKLILQPLIENAIRHGIEPKGKGRICLTSGYEKDFLILQIMDDGVGILNVQRRIQLIYGNPYGLKIKSSPEGTKVIINLPADGKMVAEEKAKRRKKIVSNCADR